A single Micromonospora luteifusca DNA region contains:
- a CDS encoding cystathionine beta-synthase, whose protein sequence is MQYYDNVVDMIGNTPLVRLRNVTEGIQATVLAKVEYLNPGGSVKDRIALRMVEDAEAAGLLKPGGTIVEPTSGNTGVGLALVAQLKGYKCVFVCPDKVSQDKQDVLRAYGAEVVVCPTAVAPEDPRSYYNVSDRLTREIPGAWKPNQYSNPANPRSHYETTGPELWKQTEGGLTHFVAGVGTGGTISGIGRYVKEASEGRVRVIGADPEGSVYSGGTGRPYLVEGVGEDFWPETYDQGVADEIVEVSDKASFEMTRRLAREEGLLVGGSCGMAVVAALEVARKAGPDDVVVVLLPDGGRGYLSKIFNDSWMARYGFLDNSGAEPTVADALASKPGGLPELVHVHPTETVRDAIDYMREYGVSQLPVLKAEPPVVTGEVAGSIAERDLLDALFTGQAHLHDTIERHMGDPLPMIGGGQPVSEAVGLLEKSDAALVLVDGKPKGVLTRQDLLAHLGAH, encoded by the coding sequence GTGCAGTACTACGACAACGTCGTCGACATGATCGGCAACACCCCGCTGGTACGCCTACGTAACGTCACCGAGGGCATCCAGGCCACCGTGCTCGCCAAGGTGGAGTACCTCAACCCGGGCGGCTCGGTGAAGGACCGGATCGCGCTGCGGATGGTGGAGGACGCCGAGGCCGCCGGCCTGCTCAAGCCCGGCGGCACCATCGTCGAGCCGACCAGCGGCAACACCGGTGTCGGGCTGGCCCTGGTGGCCCAGCTCAAGGGCTACAAGTGCGTCTTCGTCTGCCCCGACAAGGTCAGCCAGGACAAGCAGGACGTGCTCCGGGCGTACGGCGCCGAGGTGGTGGTCTGCCCGACGGCGGTCGCCCCGGAGGACCCGCGCTCGTACTACAACGTGTCCGACCGGCTGACCCGGGAGATCCCCGGCGCCTGGAAGCCCAACCAGTACAGCAACCCGGCGAACCCCCGCTCGCACTACGAGACCACCGGCCCGGAGCTGTGGAAGCAGACCGAGGGCGGGCTGACCCACTTCGTGGCGGGCGTCGGCACCGGCGGCACCATCTCCGGCATCGGCCGGTACGTCAAGGAGGCCTCCGAGGGTCGGGTGCGGGTCATCGGCGCCGACCCGGAGGGCTCGGTCTACTCCGGCGGCACCGGCCGGCCGTACCTCGTGGAGGGCGTCGGCGAGGACTTCTGGCCCGAGACGTACGACCAGGGCGTGGCTGACGAGATCGTCGAGGTCTCCGACAAGGCGTCCTTCGAGATGACCCGGCGGCTGGCCCGCGAGGAGGGGCTGCTGGTCGGTGGCTCGTGCGGAATGGCGGTGGTCGCCGCGCTGGAGGTCGCCCGCAAGGCCGGTCCCGACGACGTGGTGGTGGTGCTGCTGCCGGACGGCGGCCGAGGCTACCTCTCCAAGATCTTCAACGACTCGTGGATGGCCCGGTACGGCTTCCTCGACAACTCCGGCGCGGAGCCGACGGTGGCCGACGCGCTGGCCAGCAAGCCGGGCGGGTTGCCCGAGCTGGTGCACGTGCACCCCACCGAGACGGTCCGTGACGCGATCGACTACATGCGCGAGTACGGCGTCTCGCAGCTGCCCGTGCTCAAGGCCGAGCCGCCCGTGGTGACCGGCGAGGTGGCCGGCTCGATCGCCGAGCGGGACCTGCTCGACGCGTTGTTCACCGGCCAGGCGCACCTGCACGACACGATCGAGCGGCACATGGGCGACCCGCTGCCGATGATCGGTGGCGGCCAGCCGGTGAGCGAGGCGGTGGGCCTGCTGGAGAAGTCCGACGCGGCCCTGGTCCTGGTCGACGGCAAGCCCAAGGGAGTTCTGACCCGCCAAGACCTCCTGGCCCACCTGGGCGCCCACTAG
- a CDS encoding GNAT family N-acetyltransferase codes for MTVTLRPATDADLMAVGALHQRSRVAAYSAFLPAEALANPTPEAMGQYWTERWHWERDTHRLIVAERAGALVGFSHLGPDDEDDPATGLLNALHLEPAEQGRGTGRTLMVDALDAMRARGWRRAALWVLRDNAHARAFYQRGGWTSTGVERAEHIGTALTPQVRYARPL; via the coding sequence GTGACCGTCACGCTCCGCCCCGCGACCGATGCCGACCTGATGGCGGTGGGTGCCCTGCACCAGCGCTCCCGGGTCGCCGCGTACTCGGCCTTTCTGCCGGCCGAGGCGTTGGCGAACCCGACGCCGGAGGCGATGGGGCAGTACTGGACCGAGCGGTGGCACTGGGAACGGGACACGCACCGGCTGATCGTGGCCGAGCGGGCCGGGGCGTTGGTCGGGTTCAGCCACCTGGGCCCGGACGACGAGGACGACCCGGCCACCGGGCTGCTCAACGCACTGCACCTCGAGCCGGCCGAGCAGGGTCGCGGCACCGGCCGCACCCTGATGGTGGACGCCTTGGACGCCATGCGGGCCCGGGGCTGGCGGCGCGCCGCGCTCTGGGTGCTCCGGGACAACGCCCACGCCCGCGCCTTCTACCAGCGCGGCGGCTGGACGTCGACGGGCGTGGAGCGCGCAGAGCACATCGGCACGGCCCTCACCCCGCAGGTCCGCTACGCCCGCCCCCTCTGA
- a CDS encoding ribonuclease Z: MSMRELVVLGTASQAPTRQRNHNGYVLRWDDEVILFDPGEGSQRQLLHTTVTATDLTRICVTHFHGDHCLGLPGTIQRLSLDRVPHPVAVHFPAGGAEYFARLRHATSFHETAELRVTPIEADGQRIALSCGTLEARRLRHPIETYGYRLVEPDGHRMLPEKLTAYGIAGPAVGELIRVGHLDLDGRRITRDEVSVPRPGQRFAFVMDTGLCDGVYALAEHADLLVIESTFLESETALAAEVGHLTAAQAARVATESGVRRLVLTHFSQRYSDPRRFHDEARAHFDGDLIIAEDLTTVQLPPRRVASAE, encoded by the coding sequence ATGTCCATGCGCGAACTGGTGGTGCTGGGGACGGCCAGCCAGGCGCCGACACGCCAGCGCAACCACAACGGGTACGTGCTGCGGTGGGACGACGAGGTGATCCTCTTCGACCCGGGTGAGGGCAGTCAGCGCCAACTCCTGCACACCACGGTCACCGCCACCGACCTGACCCGGATCTGCGTCACCCACTTCCACGGCGACCACTGCCTCGGCCTGCCCGGCACCATCCAGCGGCTCTCCCTGGACCGGGTGCCACACCCGGTCGCGGTGCACTTCCCGGCTGGCGGTGCCGAATACTTCGCCCGACTCCGGCACGCCACCTCCTTCCACGAGACCGCCGAGCTGCGGGTCACCCCGATCGAGGCGGACGGCCAGCGCATCGCCCTGAGCTGCGGCACGCTGGAGGCACGCCGACTACGGCACCCCATCGAGACGTACGGCTACCGGCTGGTCGAGCCGGACGGCCACCGGATGCTGCCGGAGAAGCTGACCGCGTACGGCATCGCCGGGCCGGCCGTCGGCGAACTGATCCGCGTCGGACACCTGGACCTGGACGGACGCCGCATCACCCGCGACGAGGTGAGCGTGCCCCGGCCGGGGCAGCGGTTCGCGTTCGTGATGGACACCGGCCTCTGCGACGGCGTGTACGCCCTCGCCGAGCACGCCGACCTGCTGGTCATCGAGTCGACGTTCCTGGAGTCGGAGACCGCGCTCGCCGCCGAAGTCGGCCACCTGACCGCGGCGCAGGCCGCCCGGGTGGCGACCGAGTCCGGGGTACGCCGGCTCGTGCTCACCCACTTCTCCCAGCGCTACAGCGACCCGCGCCGGTTCCACGACGAGGCACGCGCGCACTTCGACGGTGACCTGATCATCGCCGAGGACCTGACCACGGTGCAGCTCCCACCCCGCCGGGTAGCCTCGGCCGAGTGA
- the msrA gene encoding peptide-methionine (S)-S-oxide reductase MsrA yields MFLRRMNAEMISPDQALPGRPIAMPVADRHEVLGTPLKGPFPEGLQVAVFGMGCFWGAERLFWTLPGVYTTSAGYAGGITRNPTYEETCSGRTGHAEVVQVVYDPSKITYEDLLKVFWENHDPTQGMRQGNDVGTQYRSAIYTTTDEQRAIAESSRDAFQPIVKRAGKGEITTEIAPLGSYYFAEDYHQQYLAPTKNPNGYCNHGPNGLSCPVGVARTAG; encoded by the coding sequence GTGTTCTTGCGCCGTATGAACGCCGAGATGATTTCGCCCGACCAGGCCCTGCCGGGCCGCCCGATCGCCATGCCGGTCGCCGACCGGCACGAGGTGCTGGGCACCCCGCTGAAGGGCCCGTTCCCCGAGGGTCTGCAGGTCGCCGTCTTCGGCATGGGCTGCTTCTGGGGGGCCGAACGGCTGTTCTGGACGCTGCCCGGCGTTTACACCACCTCCGCCGGCTACGCCGGTGGCATCACCAGGAACCCGACGTACGAGGAGACGTGTTCCGGCCGGACCGGGCACGCCGAGGTCGTCCAGGTGGTGTACGACCCAAGCAAGATCACTTATGAGGACCTGCTGAAGGTCTTCTGGGAGAACCACGACCCGACCCAGGGCATGCGCCAGGGCAACGACGTGGGCACCCAGTACCGGTCGGCGATCTACACGACCACGGACGAGCAGCGGGCCATCGCCGAGTCGTCCCGGGACGCCTTCCAGCCGATCGTGAAGCGGGCCGGCAAGGGTGAGATCACCACCGAGATCGCTCCGCTCGGCAGCTACTACTTCGCCGAGGACTACCACCAGCAGTACCTGGCCCCGACAAAGAACCCGAACGGTTACTGCAACCACGGCCCGAACGGGCTGAGCTGCCCGGTCGGCGTGGCCCGTACCGCTGGCTGA
- a CDS encoding HIT family protein, with product MSGCVFCGIVAGEVPAFRVADTPDGVAFLDTRPVFKGHVLVVPRVHLVTLAELPPDLLPGYFALVRRVAVAVETGLGAGGTFVAMNNKVSQSVPHLHTHVVPRTKGDGLRGFFWPRTRYDDDTQAQTYADQVAAALPGGA from the coding sequence ATGAGCGGTTGCGTGTTCTGCGGGATCGTCGCGGGTGAGGTGCCGGCCTTCCGGGTCGCCGACACCCCGGACGGGGTCGCGTTCCTGGACACCCGGCCGGTGTTCAAGGGGCACGTGCTGGTGGTGCCCCGGGTCCATCTGGTGACCCTGGCCGAGTTGCCGCCCGACCTGCTGCCCGGATACTTCGCGCTGGTGCGGCGGGTGGCGGTGGCCGTGGAGACCGGTCTCGGGGCTGGTGGGACGTTCGTGGCGATGAACAACAAGGTGTCCCAGTCGGTGCCCCACCTGCACACCCATGTGGTTCCCCGGACGAAGGGGGACGGGCTGCGCGGGTTCTTCTGGCCACGCACCCGCTACGACGACGACACCCAGGCCCAGACGTACGCCGACCAGGTCGCCGCCGCTCTCCCGGGCGGGGCCTGA
- a CDS encoding cystathionine gamma-synthase — MSHGFETLAIHAGQDPEARTGAVIPPIYQTSTYAQDAVGAPRLGYEYSRSGNPTRDALQECLAALEGGPVGLAFASGLAAEDTLLRAVCQPGDHVVIPDDAYGGTYRLFARVAQRWGLEFTPAKVSDPAAIRAAVQPGRTKIVWLETPTNPLLGIADIAALASVAHDAGALLVVDNTFASPYLQQPIAHGADVVVHSTTKYIGGHSDVVGGALVVADAALGEELRYHQNAMGAINGPFDAWLTLRGIKTLGVRMDRHCDNAERLAAYLDGHAKVAEVIYPGLPSHPGHEVAAKQMRRFGGMISFRAAGGEDHAVDICNRAKLFVLAESLGGVESLIEHPGRMTHASAAGSPLEVPGDLVRLSVGIETVDDLLADLEQALG, encoded by the coding sequence ATGAGTCACGGCTTCGAGACGCTCGCCATCCACGCCGGTCAGGACCCTGAGGCCCGTACCGGCGCGGTGATTCCTCCGATCTACCAGACCAGCACGTACGCGCAGGACGCCGTCGGCGCGCCCCGCCTCGGCTACGAGTACAGCCGCTCGGGCAACCCGACCCGCGACGCGCTCCAGGAGTGCCTCGCGGCGCTGGAGGGCGGGCCGGTGGGGCTCGCCTTCGCCAGCGGCCTGGCGGCCGAGGACACCCTGCTGCGGGCCGTGTGCCAACCGGGCGACCACGTGGTGATCCCGGACGACGCGTACGGCGGCACGTACCGGCTGTTCGCCCGCGTCGCCCAGCGCTGGGGCCTGGAGTTCACCCCGGCCAAGGTCTCCGACCCGGCCGCGATCCGGGCGGCCGTGCAGCCCGGTCGCACGAAGATCGTCTGGCTGGAGACGCCGACGAACCCGCTGCTCGGCATCGCCGACATCGCCGCCCTGGCCTCCGTGGCACACGACGCGGGCGCGCTGCTGGTGGTGGACAACACCTTCGCCTCGCCGTACCTGCAGCAGCCGATCGCGCACGGCGCGGACGTGGTGGTGCACTCCACCACCAAGTACATCGGCGGGCACTCCGACGTGGTCGGTGGCGCGCTCGTCGTTGCCGACGCCGCACTCGGCGAGGAGTTGCGCTACCACCAGAACGCGATGGGCGCGATCAACGGCCCGTTCGACGCCTGGCTCACCCTGCGCGGCATCAAGACCCTCGGGGTACGCATGGACCGGCACTGCGACAACGCCGAGCGGCTCGCCGCGTACCTCGACGGGCACGCCAAGGTGGCCGAGGTGATCTACCCCGGGCTGCCCTCGCACCCTGGTCACGAGGTGGCCGCGAAGCAGATGCGCCGGTTCGGCGGCATGATCTCGTTCCGCGCCGCCGGCGGTGAGGACCACGCCGTGGACATCTGCAACCGGGCCAAGCTCTTCGTGCTCGCCGAGTCGCTGGGCGGCGTGGAATCCCTGATTGAGCATCCGGGTCGGATGACACACGCAAGTGCTGCCGGCTCGCCGCTTGAAGTTCCCGGCGATCTCGTGCGACTGTCTGTCGGCATCGAGACGGTCGACGACCTACTCGCTGATCTGGAGCAGGCGTTGGGCTGA
- a CDS encoding amidase yields the protein MAVQDIMATWVGATAKQIARGVRRGDVSATQVVADHLEYIGRADRELAAFRAVRGGEAITEAEKVDEQEDLANLPLAGVPVAVKENTPVAGLPTWNGSAAARTDVAEADHEVVRRLRGAGAVILGVTRMPELGLWALTDDDSAVTRNPWDSTRTPGGSSGGAAAAVAAGLVPIAHGNDGLGSIRIPAACCGLVGLKPGRGVVPCQLGADDWFGLTEHGMLTSTVADAAVGFSVLAGRRPEKLVPPQRLRVGVSLRSPVRGVAPDAPNRDAVAAAGRLLAAAGHDTVPADPVYPTALGLQGIATWFAAAATDVRASGLDRRGLQRRTRRHVALGEWAQRRGYVREADRAAWRQRSVDFFTDHSVDLLLTPALATAPPEAARWSERSWRANMTANIRYAPYAAPWNIAGLPAVVVPVGRRPDGLPVAVQLVGPPGSELLLLGVAGQFEMAAPWARHAPGYPRVGTGSPATA from the coding sequence ATGGCCGTGCAGGACATCATGGCGACCTGGGTCGGGGCGACCGCCAAGCAGATCGCCCGGGGCGTGCGCCGGGGTGACGTGTCGGCCACCCAGGTCGTCGCCGACCACCTCGAGTACATCGGCCGTGCCGACCGTGAGCTGGCCGCGTTCCGTGCCGTGCGCGGCGGCGAGGCGATCACCGAGGCGGAGAAGGTCGACGAGCAGGAGGACCTAGCCAACCTGCCGCTGGCCGGGGTGCCGGTGGCGGTCAAGGAGAACACTCCGGTCGCCGGTCTGCCCACCTGGAACGGCTCGGCGGCCGCGCGCACCGACGTCGCGGAGGCTGACCACGAGGTGGTGCGTCGGTTGCGCGGCGCCGGCGCGGTGATCCTCGGTGTGACCCGGATGCCCGAGCTGGGGCTGTGGGCGCTGACCGACGACGACAGCGCGGTGACCCGCAACCCGTGGGACAGCACGCGTACCCCTGGCGGGTCCTCCGGTGGCGCCGCCGCCGCAGTGGCCGCCGGGCTGGTGCCGATCGCCCACGGCAACGACGGTCTCGGCTCGATCCGCATCCCCGCGGCCTGCTGCGGGCTGGTCGGGCTCAAGCCCGGTCGGGGCGTGGTGCCCTGCCAGCTCGGCGCGGACGACTGGTTCGGCCTCACCGAGCACGGCATGCTGACCAGCACCGTCGCCGACGCGGCGGTCGGCTTCTCGGTGCTCGCCGGCCGGCGTCCCGAGAAGCTGGTCCCGCCGCAGCGGCTACGGGTGGGCGTCTCGCTGCGCTCCCCGGTGCGCGGCGTCGCACCGGACGCGCCCAACCGGGACGCCGTCGCCGCCGCCGGCCGGCTTCTCGCCGCTGCCGGGCACGACACGGTGCCAGCCGATCCGGTCTATCCCACCGCGCTGGGCCTGCAGGGCATCGCCACCTGGTTCGCCGCCGCCGCCACCGACGTCCGGGCCTCCGGGTTGGACCGACGTGGCCTGCAACGGCGTACCCGGCGGCACGTCGCGCTCGGCGAATGGGCGCAGCGTCGCGGCTACGTGCGGGAGGCTGACCGGGCCGCCTGGCGGCAACGGTCGGTGGACTTCTTCACCGACCACTCGGTGGACCTGCTGCTCACCCCGGCGCTGGCCACCGCACCGCCGGAGGCGGCACGCTGGTCGGAGAGGTCCTGGCGGGCGAACATGACAGCCAACATCCGGTACGCCCCGTACGCCGCGCCGTGGAACATCGCCGGCCTGCCGGCGGTCGTGGTGCCGGTCGGCCGCCGTCCGGACGGCCTGCCGGTCGCCGTGCAACTGGTCGGTCCGCCGGGCTCGGAGCTGCTGCTGCTCGGTGTGGCCGGCCAGTTCGAGATGGCCGCTCCGTGGGCACGCCACGCCCCCGGTTACCCCAGGGTCGGCACGGGGTCCCCAGCCACTGCCTGA
- the ilvA gene encoding threonine ammonia-lyase codes for MTELVGLDDVRAARELLAGVIRTTPLEPSRPLSAALGGPTWLKCENVQRAGSYKVRGAYVRISRLSAAERERGVVAASAGNHAQGVALAAGLVGTHATVFMPVNAPLPKVAATKGYGAQVELAGNTVDESLVAAQTYAERTGAVLIHPFDHHDVIAGQGTVALEILEQCPEVKTIITGVGGGGLISGMAVVAKALRPDVRIIGVQAAGAAAFPPSLVAGEPVRLRAFSTIADGIAVGRPGEITFNHVRKLVDEIVTVSEEDISRALLMLLERGKQVVEPAGAVGVAALLAGVVEVETPVVAVLSGGNIDPLLMMRVIEHGLAAAGRYLRVTVRCSDRPGQLASLLSQIAEHRANVVDVEHQRANPHLSLGEVEVALSVETRGVEHSDTLISALRASGYQVVFAAEA; via the coding sequence ATGACGGAACTGGTCGGTCTCGACGACGTGCGGGCCGCACGGGAGTTGCTCGCAGGTGTCATCCGGACCACCCCGCTGGAGCCCTCCCGCCCGCTCAGCGCGGCGCTGGGCGGGCCGACCTGGCTCAAGTGCGAGAACGTGCAGCGCGCCGGCTCCTACAAGGTGCGCGGCGCGTACGTGCGAATCTCCCGGTTGTCGGCGGCGGAGCGGGAGCGCGGCGTGGTCGCGGCGAGCGCGGGCAACCACGCGCAGGGCGTGGCCCTCGCCGCCGGCCTGGTCGGCACACACGCCACCGTCTTCATGCCGGTCAACGCGCCGCTGCCGAAGGTGGCCGCCACCAAGGGGTACGGCGCACAGGTCGAGTTGGCCGGCAACACCGTCGACGAGTCGCTGGTCGCCGCTCAGACGTATGCGGAGCGCACGGGCGCCGTGTTGATCCACCCGTTCGACCACCACGATGTGATCGCCGGTCAGGGCACGGTGGCGCTGGAGATCCTCGAACAGTGCCCGGAGGTGAAGACAATCATCACCGGGGTCGGTGGTGGCGGACTGATCTCGGGCATGGCGGTGGTCGCGAAGGCGTTGCGGCCGGACGTCCGGATCATCGGCGTCCAGGCGGCCGGCGCGGCGGCGTTTCCGCCCTCGCTGGTGGCCGGGGAGCCGGTGCGGCTGCGCGCCTTCTCCACGATCGCCGACGGCATCGCGGTCGGCCGGCCGGGGGAGATCACCTTCAACCACGTGCGCAAGCTGGTCGACGAGATCGTGACGGTCTCCGAGGAAGACATCTCCCGGGCCCTGTTGATGCTCCTGGAGCGCGGCAAGCAGGTGGTCGAGCCGGCCGGGGCGGTCGGCGTCGCCGCGTTGCTGGCCGGCGTGGTCGAGGTGGAGACGCCGGTGGTCGCGGTGCTCTCCGGCGGCAACATCGACCCGCTGCTGATGATGCGGGTGATCGAGCACGGCCTGGCCGCCGCGGGTCGCTATCTGCGGGTGACCGTGCGCTGCTCGGACCGGCCGGGGCAACTCGCGTCGCTGCTCAGCCAGATCGCCGAGCACCGGGCCAACGTGGTGGACGTCGAGCACCAGCGGGCGAACCCGCACCTCAGCCTCGGCGAGGTGGAGGTGGCGCTGTCGGTGGAAACCCGGGGCGTGGAGCACTCGGACACCCTGATCAGCGCGTTGCGCGCCAGCGGTTACCAGGTGGTCTTCGCCGCCGAGGCGTGA
- the greA gene encoding transcription elongation factor GreA has protein sequence MSTGNEAPATWLSQDAHDRLQAELDEHIANRPAIAAEINARREEGDLRENGGYHAAREEQGKAEGRIRYLQELLRTAKVGEAPTADAVSPGMVVTIYFDDDANDTETFLLGSREIAATTDLTVYSPESALGKAILGGRPGQTCTYTAPSGADIKVTVVSFEPFSG, from the coding sequence GTGTCCACTGGCAACGAGGCGCCCGCCACCTGGCTGTCGCAGGACGCGCACGACCGCCTCCAGGCCGAGCTCGACGAGCACATCGCCAACCGTCCGGCAATCGCCGCCGAGATCAACGCTCGGCGCGAGGAGGGCGACCTGCGGGAGAACGGCGGCTACCACGCCGCCCGCGAGGAGCAGGGCAAGGCCGAGGGTCGTATCCGCTACCTGCAGGAGCTGCTGCGCACCGCGAAGGTTGGCGAGGCGCCGACGGCGGACGCGGTGTCGCCGGGCATGGTCGTGACGATCTACTTCGACGACGACGCCAACGACACCGAGACCTTCCTGCTCGGTTCGCGGGAGATCGCGGCCACCACCGACCTGACCGTCTACAGCCCCGAGTCTGCGCTCGGCAAGGCGATCCTGGGCGGCCGACCTGGGCAGACCTGCACCTACACGGCGCCGAGCGGTGCCGACATCAAGGTGACCGTGGTCAGCTTCGAGCCGTTCTCCGGCTGA
- a CDS encoding DUF4307 domain-containing protein: MTETHTTISAGAPVFPAGRYGRRRESGGKRRRTLLAALVLVALVSTLTVISFRLYRQYGDPLYDAQVITYTDITDSQVVVDFRVTVPPGGSAVCVLRARTHAGAEVARDQVTVTAEPGNRHVTTRHRLATTERPFIGEVLRCQPPS, from the coding sequence GTGACCGAGACGCACACCACAATTTCAGCAGGTGCTCCGGTTTTTCCGGCCGGGCGCTACGGCCGTCGGCGGGAGTCCGGCGGCAAGCGCCGTCGTACGCTGCTGGCCGCGCTGGTGCTGGTGGCACTCGTGTCGACGCTGACCGTGATCTCGTTCCGGCTCTACCGCCAGTACGGCGATCCGCTCTACGACGCCCAAGTGATCACGTACACCGACATCACGGACAGTCAGGTGGTGGTCGACTTCCGGGTGACCGTGCCGCCGGGCGGATCGGCGGTCTGCGTGCTGCGGGCCCGAACCCACGCGGGTGCCGAGGTGGCCCGTGACCAAGTCACCGTGACCGCCGAGCCCGGCAACCGGCACGTCACGACCCGGCACCGCCTGGCCACCACCGAGCGGCCGTTCATCGGCGAGGTCCTGCGCTGCCAACCTCCGTCCTGA